The following are encoded together in the Culex pipiens pallens isolate TS chromosome 1, TS_CPP_V2, whole genome shotgun sequence genome:
- the LOC120413346 gene encoding cleavage and polyadenylation specificity factor 73 yields the protein MASKRKADGQVPAEENDLLLIRPLGAGQEVGRSCIMLEFKGKKIMLDCGIHPGLSGMDALPFVDLIEADEVDLLFISHFHLDHCGALPWFLQKTSFKGRCFMTHATKAIYRWMLSDYIKVSNISTEQMLYTEADLEASMEKIETINFHEERDVMGVRFWAYNAGHVLGAAMFMIEIAGVKILYTGDFSRQEDRHLMAAEIPTMKPDVLITESTYGTHIHEKREDRESRFTSLVQKIVQQGGRCLIPVFALGRAQELLLILDEYWSQNPELQEIPIYYASSLAKKCMAVYQTYINAMNDKIRRQIAVNNPFVFRHISNLKGIDHFEDIGPCVVMASPGMMQSGLSRELFETWCSDPKNGVIIAGYCVEGTLAKTVLSEPEEITSMSGQKLRLNMSVDYISFSAHTDYQQTSEFIRLLKPTHVVLVHGEQNEMNRLKSALQREYENDPNANITLHNPRNTHAVELYFRGEKTAKVMGNLAVKSPEEGQKLSGVLVKRDFKYHLLAASDLSKYTDMSMSVVTQRQSIHWQGSIASLRMLLDRVGGPGTVATDAPDAGEKRFRVFDCVDVSFDGKIVIMEWQATPVNDMYADTVLASLLQSELSGSMVKGATASKPDRMHFKECLIETLQDMFGANSVPKLFKGDSLSVTVHGKQVDINLTTLEVTCDQDEGLYQTVKTTVNKLHQNLVQVS from the exons ATGGCCAGCAAACGCAAAGCGGACGGGCAGGTTCCGGCGGAGGAGAATGACCTACTTCTGATCCGGCCACT GGGTGCCGGCCAGGAGGTGGGCCGCTCCTGCATCATGCTCGAGTTCAAGGGCAAAAAGATCATGCTGGACTGCGGCATCCACCCGGGACTGTCCGGGATGGACGCGCTGCCGTTTGTGGATCTGATCGAGGCGGACGAGGTCGATTTGCTGTTTATATCGCACTTTCATCTGGACCACTGCGGGGCGTTGCCGTGGTTCTTGCAGAAAACGAGCTTCAAGGGTCGCTGCTTTATGACCCACGCCACGAAGGCCATTTACCGGTGGATGTTGTCGGATTACATCAAGGTGAGCAACATCAGCACGGAGCAGATGCTGTACACGGAGGCGGACCTGGAGGCGAGCATGGAGAAGATCGAGACGATCAACTTCCACGAGGAGCGGGACGTGATGGGGGTGCGGTTCTGGGCGTACAACGCAGGGCACGTGCTGGGGGCGGCCATGTTCATGATTGAGATTGCCGGGGTGAAGATTCTTTACACGGGGGACTTTTCCCGCCAGGAGGATCGTCACTTGATGGCGGCGGAGATTCCGACGATGAAGCCGGACGTGCTGATCACGGAGTCAACGTACGGGACGCACATCCACGAGAAGCGCGAGGATCGCGAGAGTCGGTTCACCTCGCTGGTGCAGAAGATCGTCCAGCAGGGTGGCCGCTGTCTCATTCCGGTGTTTGCCCTGGGGCGAGCCCAAGAGCTGCTGCTCATTCTGGACGAGTACTGGAGCCAGAACCCCGAACTGCAGGAGATCCCCATCTACTACGCTTCTTCCCTCGCGAAGAAGTGCATGGCCGTCTACCAGACCTACATCAACGCCATGAACGACAAAATCCGCCGCCAGATCGCCGTCAACAACCCGTTCGTGTTCCGGCACATTTCCAACCTCAAAGGCATCGACCACTTCGAGGACATCGGCCCCTGCGTCGTAATGGCCTCCCCCGGTATGATGCAGAGTGGCCTCTCCCGCGAACTGTTCGAAACCTGGTGCTCCGACCCGAAAAACGGCGTCATCATCGCCGGTTACTGCGTCGAAGGAACGCTCGCCAAAACCGTCCTCTCCGAGCCCGAGGAAATCACCAGCATGTCCGGCCAAAAGCTCCGGCTCAACATGTCCGTCGACTACATCTCCTTCTCCGCCCACACCGACTACCAGCAAACGAGCGAGTTCATCCGCCTCCTGAAACCAACCCACGTCGTCCTCGTCCACGGCGAGCAGAACGAAATGAACCGCCTGAAGTCAGCGCTCCAACGCGAGTACGAAAACGACCCGAACGCGAACATTACGCTGCACAATCCGCGCAACACGCACGCCGTCGAGCTGTACTTCCGCGGTGAGAAGACGGCCAAGGTGATGGGCAATCTCGCAGTCAAGAGTCCCGAAGAGGGCCAGAAGCTGTCCGGGGTGCTGGTGAAGCGGGACTTTAAGTACCACCTGCTGGCGGCGTCCGATTTGTCGA AATACACCGACATGAGCATGTCGGTGGTGACGCAGCGGCAGAGCATCCACTGGCAGGGTTCGATCGCGAGCCTGCGCATGCTGCTGGACCGGGTCGGCGGACCGGGAACCGTCGCCACGGACGCCCCCGATGCCGGCGAGAAGCGCTTCCGGGTGTTTGACTGCGTGGACGTGTCGTTCGACGGCAAGATCGTCATCATGGAGTGGCAGGCGACGCCCGTCAACGACATGTACGCGGACACGGTGCTGGCCAGTCTGCTGCAGTCGGAGCTGAGCGGCAGCATGGTGAAGGGGGCGACGGCGAGCAAGCCCGACCGGATGCACTTTAAGGAGTGCCTCATCGAGACGCTGCAGGACATGTTCGGGGCGAACTCGGTGCCGAAGCTGTTCAAGGGGGACAGTTTGAGCGTGACCGTGCACGGCAAGCAGGTGGACATCAATTTGACCACATTG gaAGTAACGTGCGATCAGGACGAGGGGCTCTACCAGACGGTGAAAACAACGGTCAACAAGTTGCACCAGAACTTAGTACAAGTATCCTAA